A genome region from Halorussus pelagicus includes the following:
- the carA gene encoding glutamine-hydrolyzing carbamoyl-phosphate synthase small subunit, producing the protein MTDAYVALEGGSVVEARCRAPGTTHGELVFTTAYTGYEESLTDPSYEEQVLTFSYPLIGNYGVREERFEDERVHPRAVVARELTDDVAQWLESEGVPAVDNLDTRDLVGQIREGGAMKCGISAGPDASPEAAKEALADCPGMSDHTDIGAQVSVSQRETHTPDGAADGPDVALVNCGAKGSITESLLERDATVHVLPYDVTPGEVADLDPDVLFVSNGPGDPANFEAAQSLVSEFVGEVPLAGICLGQQIVARALGGTTEKMDFGHRGVNQPVRDLRSDKVVMTTQNHGYTVAEPGPELDVTQVNVNDDTAEGLESDDLNVITRQYHPEANPGPHDTLGFFDDVLRMAGDERRSPVAAD; encoded by the coding sequence ATGACAGATGCATACGTGGCACTGGAAGGCGGCAGCGTCGTGGAGGCGCGCTGTCGCGCTCCGGGCACGACTCACGGGGAACTGGTATTTACGACCGCGTACACGGGGTACGAAGAGAGTCTGACCGACCCCTCCTACGAGGAGCAGGTCCTCACGTTCTCGTACCCGCTCATCGGTAACTACGGCGTCCGAGAGGAGCGCTTCGAGGACGAGCGAGTCCACCCCCGCGCGGTCGTCGCGCGCGAACTCACCGACGACGTGGCCCAATGGCTCGAAAGCGAGGGCGTCCCCGCGGTGGACAACCTCGACACGCGCGACCTCGTGGGACAGATTCGGGAGGGCGGCGCGATGAAGTGTGGCATCTCGGCCGGTCCCGACGCCTCTCCGGAGGCGGCCAAGGAGGCGCTCGCGGACTGTCCGGGGATGAGCGACCACACCGACATCGGCGCGCAGGTCAGCGTCTCACAGCGCGAGACCCACACTCCTGACGGGGCGGCCGATGGTCCCGACGTGGCGCTGGTGAACTGCGGCGCGAAGGGGTCCATCACCGAGTCGCTGCTCGAACGCGACGCGACGGTCCACGTCCTGCCCTACGACGTGACGCCCGGCGAAGTCGCGGACCTCGACCCCGACGTGTTGTTCGTCTCGAACGGGCCGGGCGACCCCGCGAACTTCGAGGCCGCCCAGTCGCTCGTCTCCGAGTTCGTCGGCGAGGTCCCGCTGGCGGGCATCTGTCTCGGCCAGCAGATCGTCGCGCGCGCGCTCGGCGGCACGACCGAGAAGATGGACTTTGGCCACCGTGGCGTCAACCAACCGGTCCGGGACCTCCGGAGCGACAAGGTCGTGATGACGACCCAGAACCACGGCTACACCGTCGCCGAACCCGGCCCGGAACTCGACGTGACGCAGGTCAACGTCAACGACGATACCGCCGAGGGACTGGAGAGCGACGACCTGAACGTCATCACGCGCCAGTACCACCCCGAGGCCAACCCCGGTCCCCACGACACGCTCGGCTTCTTCGACGACGTTCTCCGGATGGCTGGCGACGAACGTCGGTCTCCGGTTGCGGCCGACTGA
- a CDS encoding Lrp/AsnC family transcriptional regulator, which yields MDELDREILSILRRDARKPYTEIAEQVGTSEGTVRNRVERMADDGVIERFTVTTRTGNVKAMIELDVAVDVNTSDLGERVADWEQVDFVWQVSGEEDIVLVVDAADTQSVNQLISKARELEEVVNTKTRLILDEKLG from the coding sequence ATGGACGAACTCGACCGCGAAATCCTGAGCATCCTCCGCCGAGACGCCCGAAAACCGTACACCGAGATAGCCGAACAGGTCGGCACGTCGGAAGGGACGGTCCGCAACCGCGTCGAGCGCATGGCCGACGACGGCGTCATCGAACGCTTCACCGTGACCACCCGGACGGGCAACGTGAAGGCGATGATAGAACTCGACGTGGCGGTGGACGTGAACACCTCCGACCTCGGCGAGCGCGTGGCCGACTGGGAGCAGGTGGACTTCGTCTGGCAGGTCTCGGGCGAGGAGGACATCGTACTCGTCGTGGACGCCGCCGACACCCAGAGCGTGAATCAGTTGATTTCGAAAGCGCGCGAACTGGAGGAAGTCGTCAACACGAAGACGCGCCTGATTCTGGACGAGAAGTTGGGGTGA
- a CDS encoding DUF5815 family protein, translating into MAEPRVPGGRGAEIDLPCGESVHVHDLDMGMREYECACGANHAVVTDVHPPSRFVPEFLVNVLQATIDTDDDLGEFGTPHIMGVVLEEFPQKVVSENVEEDQDVGYALVWLTDFDSRQLHEIVVELLVELMEHAVSHAEDDDAMAQFEDDMLDFEIEEFVEQYRREREFSGPHDQAV; encoded by the coding sequence ATGGCAGAACCGCGCGTTCCGGGCGGTCGGGGGGCCGAAATCGACCTCCCCTGTGGCGAGTCAGTCCACGTTCACGACCTCGACATGGGCATGCGCGAGTACGAGTGTGCCTGCGGCGCGAACCACGCGGTCGTGACCGACGTGCATCCGCCCTCCCGATTCGTCCCGGAGTTCCTCGTGAACGTCCTCCAGGCGACCATCGACACCGACGACGACCTCGGCGAGTTCGGGACACCCCACATCATGGGCGTCGTGCTGGAGGAGTTCCCGCAAAAGGTCGTCAGCGAGAACGTCGAGGAGGACCAAGACGTTGGCTACGCGTTGGTCTGGCTGACCGACTTCGACTCCCGGCAACTCCACGAAATCGTGGTCGAACTCCTCGTAGAACTGATGGAACACGCCGTCAGTCACGCCGAGGACGACGACGCGATGGCCCAGTTTGAGGACGACATGCTCGATTTCGAAATCGAGGAGTTCGTCGAGCAGTACCGCCGCGAGCGGGAGTTCTCCGGCCCGCACGACCAAGCGGTGTAA
- a CDS encoding DUF7124 domain-containing protein: MNGSGEMTLAFELSALEELAEPGTVFDDARRWSKYVGVVSDKPTYVVTNFTRKNRIRQDFFSGPKGKGESLESVREQFDTDRHVLVGTDDEDRDLADDHEWEFLDVTEAAEAAEWQLAEEADNGEDATEEDQRDDWP; encoded by the coding sequence ATGAACGGAAGCGGCGAGATGACCCTCGCCTTCGAACTCTCGGCGCTGGAAGAGTTGGCCGAACCCGGCACGGTGTTCGACGACGCCCGCAGGTGGAGCAAGTACGTCGGCGTGGTCTCGGACAAGCCCACCTACGTCGTCACCAACTTCACCCGGAAGAACCGCATCCGGCAGGACTTCTTCTCCGGCCCGAAGGGGAAAGGCGAGAGCCTCGAAAGCGTCCGCGAGCAGTTCGACACCGACCGCCACGTCCTCGTCGGCACGGACGACGAGGACCGCGACCTCGCCGACGACCACGAGTGGGAGTTCCTCGACGTGACCGAGGCCGCCGAGGCGGCCGAGTGGCAACTCGCCGAGGAGGCCGACAACGGCGAGGACGCGACCGAGGAAGACCAGCGCGACGACTGGCCCTGA
- a CDS encoding DUF7120 family protein — translation MPQLEISLSDDVDMQIDQLVSQEEFVDRQEALEEILSLGIKEYQTTMESDTRDEMEFADEMMETTERSLGDEDEGYRF, via the coding sequence ATGCCCCAACTCGAAATCTCCCTGTCCGACGACGTGGACATGCAGATCGACCAACTCGTCTCGCAGGAGGAGTTCGTGGACCGCCAAGAGGCCCTCGAAGAGATACTCTCGCTCGGTATCAAGGAGTACCAGACCACGATGGAGAGCGACACCCGCGACGAGATGGAGTTCGCCGACGAGATGATGGAGACCACCGAGCGTTCGCTCGGCGACGAAGACGAAGGCTACCGCTTCTGA
- a CDS encoding NAD(P)/FAD-dependent oxidoreductase: MSESYVIIGDGIAGSSAAETIREEDPDADVSVITDEGEALYNRILIKEFAKGKLPEAPISIHEEDWYAERDIDLELNTFVTSVDPDAHEVHTHDSGTFEYDKLLVATGGTPTQLPVDNSDAEGVHHFWTFQDARKIQENADAADTGVVVGAGLLGIDLAAVCAAQGVDAKYIMRGNRWWRYGLSLDGAEIIHDALEEKGVEPVLESGVEGFETDDDGRVVSTVDANGEEYDSEFVGVAIGLNFNTEYLQGAGIEEDSGIVVDEYMQTSVEDIYAAGDITRYYDTILDEHAQNGSWGSAKEQGQIAAKNMVADDEVESFRWVSSYSITHFDFPFLSFGFPTLGDDECERKYSDTEWRRLAFKDGKLIGGVLIGDIAPQGNYKDLIRQEAEVADQKETLLEKDFDPEELAIPQEQ; this comes from the coding sequence ATGAGCGAGTCGTACGTCATAATCGGTGACGGTATCGCGGGGAGTTCCGCGGCGGAGACCATCCGCGAGGAGGACCCCGACGCCGACGTATCCGTGATTACAGACGAAGGTGAGGCACTCTACAACCGTATCCTCATCAAGGAGTTCGCCAAAGGAAAGCTCCCCGAAGCACCCATCTCCATCCACGAGGAAGACTGGTACGCCGAGCGGGATATCGACCTCGAACTCAACACGTTCGTGACGAGCGTGGACCCTGACGCACACGAGGTACACACCCACGACAGCGGCACGTTCGAGTACGACAAACTGCTGGTCGCCACGGGCGGGACGCCGACCCAGCTTCCGGTGGACAACAGCGACGCTGAGGGCGTCCACCACTTCTGGACGTTCCAAGACGCCCGGAAGATTCAGGAGAACGCGGACGCGGCCGACACGGGCGTCGTCGTCGGTGCGGGCCTGCTCGGTATCGACCTCGCGGCGGTCTGTGCCGCCCAAGGAGTCGATGCCAAGTACATCATGCGGGGCAACCGCTGGTGGCGCTACGGCCTGAGTCTGGACGGCGCGGAGATTATCCACGACGCCCTCGAAGAGAAGGGCGTCGAACCCGTCCTCGAAAGCGGCGTCGAAGGCTTCGAGACCGACGACGACGGCCGGGTCGTCTCGACGGTGGACGCCAACGGCGAGGAGTACGACAGCGAGTTCGTGGGCGTCGCCATCGGCCTGAACTTCAACACCGAGTACCTCCAAGGAGCGGGCATCGAGGAGGACAGCGGCATCGTCGTTGACGAGTACATGCAGACCAGCGTCGAAGATATCTACGCGGCCGGTGACATCACCCGCTACTACGACACCATCCTCGACGAACACGCCCAGAACGGCTCGTGGGGCAGTGCGAAAGAGCAGGGCCAGATCGCCGCGAAGAACATGGTCGCCGACGACGAAGTCGAGTCGTTCCGCTGGGTCTCGTCGTACTCCATCACGCACTTCGACTTCCCGTTCCTCAGCTTCGGTTTCCCGACGCTGGGCGACGACGAGTGCGAGCGCAAGTACAGCGACACTGAGTGGCGACGCCTCGCGTTCAAGGACGGCAAGCTCATCGGCGGCGTCCTCATCGGCGACATCGCCCCGCAGGGCAACTACAAGGACCTCATCCGGCAGGAAGCGGAGGTCGCCGACCAGAAAGAGACCCTGCTCGAAAAGGACTTCGACCCCGAAGAGCTGGCGATTCCGCAGGAACAGTAG
- a CDS encoding DUF6149 family protein has protein sequence MKINQNVRHFASRKALELPVVSDIVKQKLVDLHTRIFLEKADEAHREERRERLDAFFDATMDTYLAALQEGAPEAEAREITHIQANFDFYNHGWTEMMEFPSDELDQHYDRYAEFFERHGIAIEDPLGEFMPADGIPDSPSTPEKLEEPEHPYAEDGFADDVYVQGPDGEVRVGGQEEPDEVDLTDAPGVSDEDAEA, from the coding sequence ATGAAGATAAACCAGAACGTCCGCCACTTCGCTTCGCGGAAGGCGCTGGAGCTTCCGGTGGTCTCCGACATCGTGAAGCAAAAGCTCGTGGACCTCCACACCCGCATCTTCCTCGAAAAGGCAGACGAGGCCCACCGCGAGGAGCGCCGGGAGCGACTCGACGCCTTCTTCGACGCGACGATGGACACCTACCTCGCGGCGCTACAGGAGGGTGCACCCGAGGCCGAGGCCCGTGAAATCACCCACATCCAGGCCAACTTTGACTTCTACAACCACGGCTGGACCGAGATGATGGAGTTCCCCAGCGACGAACTCGACCAGCATTACGACCGCTACGCCGAGTTCTTCGAGCGCCACGGCATCGCCATCGAGGACCCTCTCGGCGAGTTCATGCCCGCCGACGGCATCCCGGACTCGCCCTCGACGCCCGAGAAGTTGGAAGAGCCGGAACACCCCTACGCCGAGGACGGGTTCGCCGACGACGTGTACGTGCAGGGACCCGACGGCGAGGTTCGCGTGGGTGGCCAAGAGGAACCCGACGAAGTGGACCTGACCGACGCCCCCGGCGTGAGCGACGAGGACGCCGAAGCCTAA
- a CDS encoding NAD(P)/FAD-dependent oxidoreductase yields the protein MKGVVGGGIAGLAAAYRLQQHGHDVQVFEASDQIGGLAAVYETAGDPVEKFYHHLSASEETIIDLIEELGLGEDVTWPIGKNAYYWDGTVYPMDKPWEILAYPHMSVYDKFRLTMLTQEIDVRGGIPTFDTYENLEDFEDVPIEQFLREHTSNGVYEGFFEPLLDAKFGDRKGDVSAAWLLGRIKFRGERDLLRGEPLGYLEGGFGRLLDALVAAVGRENITTNARVTDLNLDDGRVSEMTVETKPAASAEVGEAAETDGGVEAADPGVATETHAVDDVVVAAMPNVLEDLCGYECDIDFQGAVCALVTMDEALTDTYWLNVAHDAPFGALIEHTNYMPPENYGGDHLLYVASYIQDYEEDLWQMDETEIEDLWLGHIEEMFPDWDRSHVEEFRLGKNPRAAPIYERGYLDTVIPYDLSAEVADGLYYAGMASRAQYPERSLNGGIVAGYECADRIAGRKEVITPE from the coding sequence ATGAAAGGTGTCGTCGGTGGCGGAATCGCGGGTCTCGCGGCCGCCTACCGCCTCCAGCAGCACGGACACGACGTGCAAGTATTCGAAGCCAGCGACCAGATCGGCGGTCTCGCGGCGGTCTACGAGACCGCGGGCGACCCCGTCGAGAAGTTCTACCACCACCTCTCGGCCTCCGAGGAGACCATCATCGACCTCATCGAGGAGTTGGGACTGGGAGAGGACGTGACGTGGCCCATCGGCAAGAACGCCTACTACTGGGACGGGACCGTCTACCCGATGGACAAGCCGTGGGAGATTCTGGCTTACCCGCACATGAGCGTCTACGACAAGTTCCGCCTCACAATGCTCACCCAAGAGATAGACGTGCGCGGCGGGATTCCGACGTTCGATACCTACGAGAATCTGGAGGATTTCGAGGACGTGCCCATCGAACAGTTCCTGCGCGAACACACCTCCAACGGCGTCTACGAGGGCTTTTTCGAACCGCTGCTGGACGCCAAGTTCGGCGACCGGAAAGGCGACGTGAGCGCCGCGTGGTTGTTGGGTCGCATCAAGTTCCGCGGCGAGCGCGACCTCCTTCGGGGCGAACCGCTGGGCTATCTCGAAGGCGGGTTCGGTCGGTTGCTCGACGCCCTCGTAGCGGCGGTCGGGCGCGAGAACATCACTACGAACGCTCGCGTGACTGACCTCAACCTCGACGACGGCCGAGTCAGCGAGATGACGGTCGAGACGAAACCGGCGGCGAGCGCCGAGGTCGGTGAGGCGGCGGAGACCGACGGAGGCGTCGAAGCGGCCGACCCTGGCGTCGCCACCGAAACGCACGCCGTGGACGACGTAGTGGTCGCGGCGATGCCCAACGTCCTCGAAGACCTCTGTGGCTACGAATGTGACATCGACTTCCAAGGCGCGGTCTGTGCGCTGGTGACGATGGACGAAGCGCTGACCGACACCTACTGGCTGAACGTCGCCCACGACGCCCCGTTCGGCGCGCTCATCGAGCACACCAACTACATGCCGCCGGAGAACTACGGCGGCGACCATCTTCTGTACGTCGCCAGCTACATTCAGGACTACGAGGAGGACCTCTGGCAGATGGACGAGACGGAAATCGAGGACTTGTGGCTCGGCCACATCGAGGAGATGTTCCCCGACTGGGACCGCTCGCACGTCGAGGAGTTCCGCCTCGGCAAGAACCCCCGCGCCGCGCCCATCTACGAACGGGGGTATCTCGACACGGTGATTCCCTACGACCTCTCGGCGGAAGTCGCCGACGGTCTCTACTACGCCGGGATGGCCAGCAGGGCGCAGTATCCCGAGCGCAGTCTGAACGGCGGCATCGTCGCGGGTTACGAGTGTGCCGACCGCATCGCGGGCCGGAAAGAAGTAATCACCCCCGAGTGA
- a CDS encoding Lrp/AsnC family transcriptional regulator, with the protein MVRAYIVIITGTGAAESVAAAVRDLPGVTESHVVAGEFDIVAEVEGETVRALQKIVTGGIHEVEGVGTTRTYIQID; encoded by the coding sequence ATGGTTCGTGCGTACATCGTAATAATTACCGGAACCGGCGCGGCCGAGAGCGTGGCCGCGGCCGTCCGCGACCTGCCGGGCGTCACGGAGTCTCACGTCGTCGCCGGAGAGTTCGACATCGTCGCCGAAGTCGAGGGCGAGACGGTCCGCGCCTTACAGAAAATCGTCACCGGAGGGATACACGAAGTAGAGGGCGTGGGGACGACCCGGACGTACATCCAGATAGACTGA
- a CDS encoding TrkH family potassium uptake protein: MNLRVDWRASCSLVGTVVKWLAVAMFFPLALAVFYGDGVTTFVASMALAVGVGWSLERLDDDPDLGAREGFLMVALTWLAVSIIGATPYVIAGQGTIAQPVNALFESMSGFTTTGATVMKNIGFEDHSRALMMWRQQTQWLGGMGIVVLAVAILPELSVGGAQLMEAEAPGPGITKLTPRIAETARALWKAYLGITALEMALLYGLHLVGLAPEMTLYQSVAHGFTTMATGGFSPAARSIEYFSAAVQWLIIPFMVAAGTNFALFWHALNGEAEVFGKDTEFRFYAGVLATFSGLAAILLFTGAGMAETPTIGPLSGNLEKAVRHAMFQVVSLVTTTGYASMDFNTWSSSAQFVLFVTLFVGGSAGSTGGAIKIVRWLVILKSLKRELFTTIHPEAVRPVRLGGRSLDERAVRGIYAFTLLYLVIFFVAAMLVYFDAARVGLDLIALDAMSATAATLGNIGPGFGIVGPMNNYIPFPSTTKLFMVFLMWIGRLEILPVLVLLTPAYWRS, encoded by the coding sequence ATGAACCTGCGTGTGGACTGGCGAGCGAGTTGCAGTCTCGTCGGAACGGTGGTCAAGTGGCTGGCGGTGGCGATGTTCTTCCCGCTCGCGCTGGCGGTCTTCTACGGCGACGGCGTGACAACGTTCGTCGCGTCGATGGCGCTGGCGGTCGGCGTCGGGTGGAGTCTCGAACGGTTAGACGACGACCCCGACCTCGGCGCGCGCGAGGGGTTCCTGATGGTCGCGTTGACGTGGCTCGCGGTGTCGATAATCGGGGCCACGCCGTACGTCATCGCCGGACAGGGCACCATCGCCCAGCCGGTAAACGCCCTCTTCGAGTCGATGAGCGGATTCACGACCACGGGCGCGACGGTGATGAAAAACATTGGCTTCGAGGACCACTCGCGGGCACTGATGATGTGGCGCCAACAGACTCAGTGGCTCGGCGGCATGGGCATCGTCGTGCTGGCGGTCGCCATCCTGCCGGAACTCTCGGTGGGCGGCGCACAACTGATGGAGGCCGAAGCCCCCGGTCCCGGTATCACGAAGCTCACGCCCCGCATCGCCGAGACCGCGCGAGCGCTCTGGAAGGCGTATCTGGGCATCACCGCACTAGAAATGGCTCTCCTCTACGGTCTCCACCTCGTCGGTCTCGCGCCCGAGATGACGCTGTATCAGTCGGTCGCTCACGGGTTCACCACGATGGCGACCGGCGGGTTCTCGCCCGCCGCGCGGAGCATCGAATACTTCTCCGCGGCGGTGCAGTGGCTCATCATCCCGTTCATGGTCGCCGCCGGAACCAACTTCGCGCTGTTCTGGCACGCGCTCAACGGCGAGGCCGAGGTGTTCGGCAAAGATACGGAGTTCCGCTTCTACGCTGGCGTGCTGGCGACCTTCTCCGGGTTAGCTGCGATTCTGCTGTTCACCGGCGCGGGAATGGCCGAGACGCCGACTATCGGACCGCTCTCGGGCAATTTAGAGAAAGCGGTCCGCCACGCGATGTTTCAGGTCGTCTCGCTCGTGACGACGACGGGGTACGCCAGCATGGACTTCAATACGTGGAGCAGTTCCGCCCAGTTCGTCCTGTTCGTCACCCTGTTCGTCGGCGGGTCGGCGGGTTCGACCGGCGGTGCCATCAAAATCGTGCGCTGGCTGGTCATCCTGAAGTCGCTCAAGCGTGAACTGTTCACCACGATTCACCCCGAGGCTGTCCGGCCGGTGCGTCTCGGCGGCCGGTCGCTGGACGAGCGCGCGGTCCGGGGCATCTACGCGTTCACCCTGCTGTATCTGGTCATCTTCTTCGTCGCGGCGATGCTGGTCTACTTCGACGCGGCCCGCGTCGGACTCGACTTAATCGCACTCGATGCGATGAGTGCGACCGCGGCGACGCTCGGCAACATCGGACCGGGATTCGGCATCGTCGGCCCGATGAACAACTACATTCCGTTCCCGTCCACGACGAAGTTGTTCATGGTGTTCCTGATGTGGATCGGTCGCCTCGAAATCCTGCCGGTGTTAGTCCTGCTGACTCCGGCGTACTGGCGGTCGTAA
- the trkA gene encoding Trk system potassium transporter TrkA yields MHVIIIGAGEVGSSIAESLADAHEVVVVDIDGERVDALTYSHDVLAIEGDGTSLDTLQEAGVEKADMIIASTDDDETNLVACGTAKTVDDPFTIARVKNVDYLETWQHAENQNAFGVDFMVCTNLLTAEDIVRVIGLPAAQDVDLFAGGTVQMAEFEVGAESPVADQTVMEADRFDSLTFAAIIRNGDVEIPSGETVIRADDRAVVIGSPESVQGFAREIAPNQTPSGNEDLVIIGGSDIGYHIARLLEERGLHPRLIEQDPDRARQLAEELPDTVVMQNDPTDAEFLAREHVDEADAVVAALESDERNLLVSVLAKQLGVRRTVAVVESGEYVDVFETVGIDVGVNPREVTAEEITRFTRELHTENVALIENDKAEVLEVEVDDDSILVGRPISEAVADLPEGVVVGAITRDGQFVVPRGDTSVESGDHVVVFVGRDALQAVSEKL; encoded by the coding sequence ATGCACGTCATCATTATCGGTGCAGGTGAGGTCGGTTCCTCCATTGCAGAGAGTCTCGCGGATGCTCACGAAGTTGTCGTCGTGGACATCGACGGCGAGCGCGTGGACGCCCTGACCTACTCGCACGACGTTCTCGCAATCGAGGGAGACGGCACCTCCCTCGACACGCTCCAAGAGGCGGGCGTCGAAAAAGCGGACATGATAATCGCCAGTACGGACGACGACGAGACGAATCTGGTCGCCTGCGGCACGGCCAAGACCGTCGATGACCCGTTCACCATCGCACGGGTGAAGAACGTCGATTACCTCGAAACGTGGCAACACGCCGAGAACCAGAACGCGTTCGGCGTGGACTTCATGGTCTGTACGAACCTCCTGACCGCGGAGGACATCGTTCGGGTCATCGGCCTGCCCGCGGCCCAAGACGTGGACCTGTTCGCGGGCGGGACCGTCCAGATGGCCGAGTTTGAGGTCGGCGCGGAGAGTCCGGTCGCCGACCAGACGGTCATGGAGGCCGACCGATTCGACTCGCTGACGTTCGCGGCCATCATCAGAAACGGCGACGTGGAGATTCCCAGCGGCGAGACGGTCATCCGGGCCGACGACAGGGCCGTCGTCATCGGGAGTCCCGAGAGCGTGCAGGGGTTCGCCCGCGAAATCGCCCCGAACCAGACGCCATCCGGCAACGAGGACTTGGTCATCATCGGCGGGAGCGACATCGGCTATCACATCGCTCGCCTGCTCGAAGAGCGGGGGCTTCATCCGCGACTCATCGAACAGGACCCCGACCGCGCGCGCCAACTCGCCGAGGAGTTGCCTGACACGGTCGTCATGCAGAACGACCCGACCGACGCCGAGTTCCTCGCGCGCGAACACGTAGACGAGGCCGACGCCGTCGTCGCGGCCCTCGAAAGCGACGAGCGGAACCTGCTCGTCTCGGTGCTGGCCAAGCAACTCGGCGTGCGCCGGACCGTCGCAGTCGTCGAGAGCGGCGAGTACGTCGATGTGTTCGAGACGGTCGGTATCGACGTGGGCGTCAACCCCCGCGAGGTTACCGCCGAGGAGATTACGCGGTTTACGCGCGAACTTCACACCGAGAACGTCGCGCTCATCGAGAACGACAAGGCGGAAGTCCTCGAAGTCGAGGTGGACGACGACTCGATTCTGGTCGGACGACCCATCAGCGAGGCGGTCGCCGACCTGCCCGAAGGAGTCGTCGTCGGCGCGATAACCCGCGACGGCCAGTTCGTCGTCCCGCGAGGTGACACCAGCGTCGAGTCCGGAGACCACGTCGTCGTGTTCGTCGGGCGCGATGCACTGCAAGCCGTCTCTGAGAAGCTATGA
- a CDS encoding TrmB family transcriptional regulator, which produces MASLRDLGLSEYEARSYRALLDAGPTTAKELSRASEVPMGRIYDVLSSLETHNLARSQSASRPKKYVAVEPETALNRLLDDKLAELEEQANQYEEIVEELTEELDAGEPVEEGFWTAAVGAEESSDLLVERLDAADDRIVMVTGDTSAQFDLGDVGELVSQHLEAALERGVEVSLLMSPELVETLPPSVGQRYTKTLSNHPKFAVRTAEGLQGTFNLIDDVEVCIEVDNPLNPGEAFAMIDMKDPEFAAGVRETFAPRWESAEPLSFGSS; this is translated from the coding sequence ATGGCGAGTCTACGAGACCTCGGTCTCTCGGAGTACGAGGCGCGGTCGTACCGGGCGCTGTTGGACGCGGGACCGACGACGGCCAAGGAGTTGTCGCGCGCGAGCGAAGTGCCGATGGGTCGCATCTACGACGTACTGAGCAGTCTGGAGACCCACAACCTCGCGCGCTCTCAGAGCGCGAGTCGGCCAAAGAAGTACGTCGCGGTCGAACCTGAGACTGCGCTGAATCGACTGCTGGACGACAAACTCGCCGAGTTGGAGGAGCAGGCGAATCAGTACGAGGAAATCGTCGAGGAGTTGACCGAGGAACTCGACGCGGGCGAACCCGTCGAGGAAGGGTTCTGGACCGCCGCGGTCGGTGCCGAGGAGTCCTCGGACCTGCTGGTCGAGCGCCTCGACGCCGCGGACGACCGAATCGTGATGGTCACGGGCGACACGTCCGCGCAGTTCGACCTCGGCGACGTTGGCGAACTCGTCTCCCAGCACCTCGAAGCGGCTTTGGAGCGGGGCGTCGAAGTCTCGTTGCTCATGTCGCCGGAACTCGTGGAGACGCTTCCCCCGAGCGTGGGCCAGCGATACACCAAGACGCTCTCGAACCACCCCAAGTTCGCAGTCCGGACCGCAGAGGGGCTTCAGGGAACGTTTAACCTCATTGACGACGTGGAGGTCTGCATCGAGGTGGACAACCCCCTGAATCCGGGCGAAGCGTTCGCCATGATCGACATGAAAGACCCCGAGTTCGCGGCGGGCGTCCGCGAGACGTTCGCGCCGCGGTGGGAGTCCGCCGAACCGCTCTCGTTCGGGAGTTCGTGA